The Methanobacterium sp. DNA segment GAATTTACTAGAAAATAAAATTAAGAGGCTAAATTGTAAAAAGGAGGGATCAAATATGGAAAGGAAGTTTGGATTTATTGGTGGAGGAAGAATAACTAAAATATTTTTAACAGGTTTTAAAAAAGCAGGAATATCTCTTGATAATGTAATTGTCAGTGATAAAAACACTGAGACTTTGAATGCTCTTAAAAATGAATTTCCAGAAATTAGGACAGTTGATGATAATAAAATCGCTGCATCACAAGATATAGTATTTATATCGCTACATCCGCCAGTTATGGGCGATGTACTCAATGAAATTAAATCAAATTTAAAATCAAATGCAACAGTCATTTCACTTGCTCCAAAGATTAAAATGGCTAAAATATCAGAAATACTCGGTAACTCGCAAAATATTGTTAGAATGATACCTAATGCTCCATCAATTGTAAATGAAGGATATAATCCTGTTCTATTTTCATCAAAAATGGATGAAACCCATAAAGAAGAACTTTTAGATATGTTTAAGGTTTTAGGAGATTGTCCTGAAGTTGATGAAAGTAAACTTGAAG contains these protein-coding regions:
- a CDS encoding NAD(P)-binding domain-containing protein, whose amino-acid sequence is MERKFGFIGGGRITKIFLTGFKKAGISLDNVIVSDKNTETLNALKNEFPEIRTVDDNKIAASQDIVFISLHPPVMGDVLNEIKSNLKSNATVISLAPKIKMAKISEILGNSQNIVRMIPNAPSIVNEGYNPVLFSSKMDETHKEELLDMFKVLGDCPEVDESKLEAYALITAIGPTYFWFQLDELQKLGKSFGLTEKEIQEGMFNMLNGATKTFFHSELTPEEVMDLIPVKPLENDEEDIRTAYQLKLETVFDRLK